The DNA window CAGATGTTAACAGCCTTGCTCATCCAGATGCTTGGGAATGAGCGTCGGGCTCGCAAGGCTCTAGCCGAGCTGAATGTCAATTTTCGATTTACCCACGCAATGTTGGAACAGGCCACCCGTGAGGCAGAACGCAGCCGTATTTCGCGGGAGCTTCATGACTCACTAGGACATCACCTGACGGTGCTGAGTATGGAACTGGAGCTGGCTTCCCACCTCTCTGGTCCAACGGTACAAGTCTCTATTGAGCGGGCACGAGTCCTCAACCGACTTCTCCTTGCCGATGTTCGGGAAAGTGTCAATGACTTGCGAGGTGAAGCTGAGGATTGGACAACTCTGATCCGGGAGGTCACACGCGGCATTCCTGGTCTTCAGGTGCATTTGGATATTCCCCCAAGCTGTATAACACCTCCGCCTTGCCAAGCTGCGACCCTCTTCCGATTGACTCAAGAGGCTGTGACCAACACTATTAAGCATGCCCAAGCCAGAAACCTTTGGCTCTCTGTGCGCTGTGATGGTTTTGAACTGGTCATTCAGATTGTAGATGACGGACATGTGCAGTGGCCACTCACTCCAGGTAACGGACTGGCCGGAATGCAGGAGCGAATGGAGGTATTGAACGGCTCTCTGATGTTGATGCCTGCACCTCAAGGAGGCCTGCAAGTGGAAGCCCATTTCCCATTAACGGGGATGTCATGATTCGAGTATGTTTAGTAGATGATCAGACTCTCGTACGTTTGGGGCTGCGTCGATTGCTGGAACTCGCCCCTGACATAGAAGTTGTGGCAGAGGCCGGAGACGGGGAAGAGGCTGTCGTCGTCGTCTGTAGTAGCTCTCCAGACGTTCTCTTGCTGGATGTCCGCATGCCACGGCTCGATGGCTTAGGTGTTTTAGAGACTCTCAACCTCAAGGGTAGACTACCACCAACACTAATGCTGACCACGTTTAATGACGATGAAGCGTTACTGCGTAGTCGGAAAGCTGGCGCCCGAGGCTTTCTCCTGAAAGACGCCTCGCTCGATACCTTACTCGAGAGTATCCGGACTGTGGCCAGAGGTGAAACCTTTTCGAGACCTGTGCTCAGTGAGCATGTAGTGGCCCATCTCCGGCAATCGCGGGACACTCTACTTGAGGCAGATCTGTCTCCAGAGTTATCACCAAGGGAATTAGAGTTGTTGCGATTGATGGCCGGTGGTTACTCTAATCGAGAATTAGCCGAGTTGGTTGATCTAAAGGAAGGAACAGTTAAGAATCTAGTTTCCAGCATTCTGTTTAAGCTTCAAGCTCGCGATCGAACCCGCGCTGTTCTTCGCGCTCTTGAGTTGGGAATACTATGAGGGATTGAATTGTAATGATTTATATTGGGTTTAAATGCTGTGGCTCTATGGGAGGTTGAAACTTTGCTAACAGAGGTGAGTATTTTCTAACTGATACATATCTGAGGGCATCTTTGTCTGATCAAGCCTTATCAGGGATCTCATCCAAGAACTCCCAATGCCTCCGTCCGGGCCCAGCGGGCTTGATCCCGCCCCGCCCCCTTAGCGGCATAGAGTCGTTGATCAGCCAGCGCAATCAGCTCATGAACTGTGGAGGCTTCCGTTAGCATGGCCCCTCCAGCACTCAGGGTCAGATCGACGTCTTCAATTCGTGTCTGACGCACCTGGGTTAATACGGCCTCCACCACTGCCTGGGCTTGGGAGAATGACACGCCGTACAGCACTGCCAGGAACTCTTCACCTCCCCAGCGGCAGAGCATCGTGCCGGCGGGGAACTGCTGG is part of the Deinococcus sp. Leaf326 genome and encodes:
- a CDS encoding response regulator transcription factor, translating into MIRVCLVDDQTLVRLGLRRLLELAPDIEVVAEAGDGEEAVVVVCSSSPDVLLLDVRMPRLDGLGVLETLNLKGRLPPTLMLTTFNDDEALLRSRKAGARGFLLKDASLDTLLESIRTVARGETFSRPVLSEHVVAHLRQSRDTLLEADLSPELSPRELELLRLMAGGYSNRELAELVDLKEGTVKNLVSSILFKLQARDRTRAVLRALELGIL
- a CDS encoding sensor histidine kinase; amino-acid sequence: MTVSALGINAVFSSSADLGVLLILIAALLPGLLPWRSTLVWIVLQSAGLAIVLQFQMLLGSALYAGVFMGGVQMLTALLIQMLGNERRARKALAELNVNFRFTHAMLEQATREAERSRISRELHDSLGHHLTVLSMELELASHLSGPTVQVSIERARVLNRLLLADVRESVNDLRGEAEDWTTLIREVTRGIPGLQVHLDIPPSCITPPPCQAATLFRLTQEAVTNTIKHAQARNLWLSVRCDGFELVIQIVDDGHVQWPLTPGNGLAGMQERMEVLNGSLMLMPAPQGGLQVEAHFPLTGMS